A DNA window from Ralstonia solanacearum K60 contains the following coding sequences:
- the trpC gene encoding indole-3-glycerol phosphate synthase TrpC, protein MGILDAIKLCKVEEVAHAKTARRLSELEQAIRQLPPPRDFVGAVAERARNGEVALIAEIKKASPSKGLIRDDFDVADIAKAYRNGGAACLSVLTDQRFFQGKPADLVLAKEVSGLPVLRKDFMIDPYQVYEARAMQADAILLILAMLDHAQAIELEATAQAMGMGVLIEIHDASELERAMEMKSRLIGINNRDLATFAADLNTSERLAPKVDGNRIVISESGIGGRTDVIRLMEAGINSFLIGEQLMRARHIESATREITHARLLASP, encoded by the coding sequence ATGGGCATTCTGGATGCTATCAAGCTTTGCAAAGTAGAAGAAGTCGCTCACGCCAAAACCGCTCGGAGGCTTTCCGAATTGGAACAGGCCATCAGGCAACTGCCCCCGCCTCGCGACTTCGTGGGTGCGGTCGCCGAGCGCGCGCGCAATGGAGAGGTGGCGCTGATTGCCGAGATCAAGAAAGCCAGTCCGTCCAAGGGGCTCATTCGCGACGATTTCGATGTCGCGGACATTGCCAAGGCGTACCGCAATGGCGGTGCGGCGTGCTTGTCGGTCCTGACCGATCAACGCTTCTTCCAGGGGAAGCCGGCCGACCTGGTATTGGCGAAGGAAGTATCGGGCCTGCCGGTCTTGCGCAAGGACTTCATGATCGACCCCTACCAGGTCTATGAGGCACGCGCCATGCAGGCCGACGCCATTCTCTTGATCCTGGCCATGCTCGATCACGCGCAAGCGATCGAACTGGAGGCCACCGCTCAAGCCATGGGCATGGGCGTGCTGATCGAAATCCACGACGCGTCGGAGCTGGAGCGCGCGATGGAGATGAAGTCGCGACTGATCGGCATCAACAATCGCGACCTGGCCACGTTCGCCGCGGATCTGAACACCTCCGAGCGGTTGGCCCCCAAGGTGGACGGCAACCGCATCGTCATCAGTGAAAGCGGTATCGGCGGGCGGACCGATGTGATCCGCCTGATGGAAGCCGGCATCAACAGCTTTCTCATCGGCGAACAACTCATGCGGGCGCGTCATATCGAAAGCGCAACGCGTGAGATCACACACGCCCGCCTGCTCGCATCACCGTAG
- the metE gene encoding 5-methyltetrahydropteroyltriglutamate--homocysteine S-methyltransferase produces the protein MTTIHTLGYPRIGAQRELKFALESFWKGATTEADLRATGRALRERHWNAQREAGLDLVTVGDFAWYDQVLQTAALLGALPTRYGFDPARLTLAQSFVLARGNTDHAAMEMTKWFDTNYHYLVPELTPDLQDRQWGPGTEWLFDEVREAQAAGHRVKVVLLGPVTFLHLAKARGGLADKLSLLPQLLQAYAAVLQRLATLGVEWVQIDEPALVLDLPKAWAEAFGPAYATLAAADGPRLLLATYFEAASHHAALIKSLPVAGVHLDLVRAPQQLEAFAPWPADKILSAGVVDGRNIWRTNLEHTLARIAPLAQSLGERLWLAPSCSLLHVPVDLAAEIRLDDELKGWLAFARQKLDELALLKRALVEGRAAAQDALADNAAAIASRAASRRVHNERVKKRIAAIRAQDAERAAPYPARAEAQQARLNLPLLPTTTIGSFPQTPEIRQARAQYKRGELQALAYLERMRAEIADVVRRQEALGLDMLVHGEAERNDMVEYFGELLWGYAFTANGWVQSYGSRCVKPPVIYGDVYRPEPMTVEWSKYAQSLTSKPMKGMLTGPVTMLQWSFVRDDQPREQTALQIALALRDEVRDLEAAGIAAIQIDEPAFREGLPLRAADVPGYLEWAARAFRVSASGVRNDTQIHTHMCYSEFNDVLPAIASMDADVITIETSRSNMELLDAFGEFAYPNEIGPGVYDIHSPRVPRVEEMEALLDKAARVVPVQRLWVNPDCGLKTRGWPEVEAALQGMVEATRRLRARHAGTVHAGTRAPQAESTIA, from the coding sequence ATGACGACCATCCACACCCTCGGCTACCCGCGCATCGGCGCGCAACGCGAACTCAAATTCGCCCTGGAATCGTTCTGGAAAGGCGCCACGACCGAGGCGGACCTGCGCGCCACCGGCCGCGCGCTGCGCGAACGCCACTGGAACGCCCAGCGCGAGGCCGGGCTCGACCTCGTCACCGTCGGCGACTTCGCCTGGTACGACCAGGTGCTGCAGACCGCCGCGCTGCTGGGTGCCCTGCCCACGCGCTACGGCTTCGACCCGGCCCGACTGACGCTGGCGCAATCCTTCGTGCTGGCGCGGGGCAATACCGACCACGCCGCCATGGAAATGACCAAGTGGTTCGACACCAACTACCACTACCTCGTGCCCGAACTGACGCCGGACCTGCAGGACCGGCAGTGGGGCCCGGGCACCGAATGGCTGTTCGACGAGGTGCGCGAAGCGCAGGCCGCCGGGCACCGCGTGAAGGTGGTGCTGCTCGGCCCCGTCACCTTCCTGCACTTGGCCAAAGCGCGCGGCGGGCTGGCCGACAAGCTGTCGCTGCTGCCGCAACTGCTGCAGGCCTATGCCGCCGTGCTCCAGCGCTTGGCGACGCTGGGAGTGGAATGGGTGCAGATCGACGAACCCGCACTGGTGCTGGATCTGCCGAAGGCCTGGGCGGAGGCATTCGGCCCGGCCTACGCAACACTGGCGGCGGCCGACGGCCCCAGGCTGCTGCTCGCCACGTATTTCGAAGCCGCATCGCATCACGCGGCGCTGATCAAGTCGCTGCCGGTGGCCGGCGTGCACCTGGACCTGGTCCGCGCGCCGCAGCAGCTCGAAGCCTTCGCACCGTGGCCGGCCGACAAAATCCTGTCCGCCGGCGTGGTCGACGGCCGCAACATCTGGCGCACCAACCTGGAACACACCCTGGCGCGCATCGCGCCGCTGGCGCAAAGCCTGGGCGAGCGCCTGTGGCTGGCGCCGAGCTGCTCGCTGCTGCACGTTCCGGTAGACCTGGCCGCGGAAATCCGGCTGGACGATGAACTCAAAGGCTGGCTGGCCTTCGCGCGCCAGAAGCTGGACGAGCTCGCCCTCCTCAAGCGCGCCCTGGTCGAGGGCCGCGCCGCCGCCCAGGACGCCCTGGCCGACAACGCCGCCGCCATTGCCTCCCGTGCCGCCTCGCGCCGCGTGCACAACGAGCGCGTCAAGAAGCGCATCGCCGCCATCCGCGCGCAGGACGCCGAGCGCGCCGCGCCCTATCCGGCGCGCGCCGAGGCGCAGCAGGCCCGCCTGAACCTGCCGCTGCTGCCGACCACCACCATCGGCTCGTTTCCGCAGACGCCGGAGATCCGCCAGGCGCGCGCACAATACAAGCGCGGCGAACTGCAGGCGCTGGCCTACCTGGAGCGCATGCGCGCCGAGATTGCCGACGTGGTGCGCCGCCAGGAAGCCCTGGGCCTGGACATGCTCGTGCACGGCGAAGCCGAGCGCAACGACATGGTCGAGTACTTCGGCGAGCTGCTGTGGGGCTACGCCTTCACCGCCAACGGCTGGGTGCAGAGCTACGGCTCGCGCTGCGTGAAGCCGCCGGTCATCTACGGCGACGTGTACCGCCCCGAGCCGATGACGGTGGAGTGGTCCAAGTACGCGCAAAGCCTGACGTCCAAGCCGATGAAGGGCATGCTGACCGGGCCGGTGACGATGCTGCAGTGGTCCTTCGTGCGCGACGACCAGCCGCGCGAGCAGACCGCGCTGCAGATCGCCCTGGCGCTGCGCGACGAAGTGCGCGACCTGGAAGCCGCCGGCATCGCCGCCATCCAGATCGACGAGCCGGCCTTCCGGGAGGGCTTGCCGCTGCGCGCCGCCGATGTGCCCGGCTACCTGGAATGGGCCGCGCGCGCCTTCCGCGTGTCGGCCTCGGGCGTGCGCAACGACACACAGATCCACACGCACATGTGCTACTCGGAGTTCAACGACGTCCTGCCGGCGATCGCGTCGATGGATGCCGACGTGATCACCATCGAGACCTCGCGCTCGAACATGGAGCTGCTGGATGCCTTCGGCGAATTCGCCTATCCGAACGAGATCGGCCCGGGCGTCTACGACATCCACTCGCCGCGCGTGCCGCGCGTGGAAGAGATGGAAGCCCTGCTGGACAAGGCCGCACGGGTGGTGCCGGTGCAGCGCCTGTGGGTCAACCCGGACTGCGGCCTGAAAACGCGCGGCTGGCCGGAAGTCGAAGCCGCGCTGCAAGGCATGGTGGAAGCGACGCGGCGCCTGCGCGCCAGGCATGCCGGCACGGTGCACGCCGGCACCCGGGCCCCGCAGGCGGAAAGCACGATTGCCTGA
- the trpD gene encoding anthranilate phosphoribosyltransferase yields the protein MFDLKAAIGRLAEGQTLGRQDAWKLFEHMAFGQTSHAQLGALLMALRIRGETIDEIVGAALAMRARMVPVKAPAGAVDIVGTGGDNAGTYNISTCAAFIVAGAGVPVAKHGNRALSSKSGAADVLSALGVHLDQTPADIERCIAEAGIGFMFAPTHHPALKQLMPVRVDLATRTIFNILGPLLNPAGVRHHLIGVYSRDWVEPLAHALGDLGSERAMVVHGSDGLDEITTVGPTFVSMLAHGRVRSFEITPEMAGLACADPAALKGADGRWNAAALRRVLEGQPGAYRDIALFNAAGGLIAAGRVDDWPDAMALARASVDDGKALETLDRLIESSQPEGQVQPC from the coding sequence ATGTTTGATCTCAAAGCCGCCATAGGACGCCTCGCGGAAGGCCAGACCCTTGGCCGCCAGGACGCGTGGAAGCTGTTCGAGCACATGGCGTTCGGCCAGACCAGCCACGCACAACTCGGTGCCTTGCTGATGGCGCTGCGCATCCGGGGGGAGACCATCGATGAAATCGTCGGTGCCGCCCTGGCCATGCGCGCCCGGATGGTACCGGTGAAGGCACCCGCCGGCGCCGTGGATATCGTGGGCACGGGCGGTGACAACGCAGGAACGTACAACATCTCGACATGCGCGGCATTCATTGTCGCGGGCGCGGGCGTACCCGTGGCGAAGCACGGAAACCGGGCCCTTTCCTCGAAATCCGGTGCCGCCGACGTGTTGTCCGCGCTGGGCGTCCATCTGGACCAGACACCCGCGGATATCGAACGGTGCATTGCTGAGGCAGGCATCGGTTTCATGTTCGCGCCGACGCATCATCCCGCCCTGAAACAGTTGATGCCGGTGCGCGTCGATCTCGCGACCCGGACGATCTTCAATATTCTCGGGCCGCTGCTCAATCCTGCCGGCGTCAGGCATCACCTGATCGGCGTCTACTCCCGCGACTGGGTCGAACCGCTGGCCCATGCGTTGGGCGATCTGGGCTCGGAGCGGGCCATGGTCGTCCACGGATCGGATGGCCTGGACGAGATCACCACGGTGGGCCCCACGTTTGTCTCGATGTTGGCGCACGGGCGCGTGCGCAGCTTTGAGATCACCCCGGAAATGGCCGGCCTGGCATGCGCCGATCCGGCCGCACTCAAAGGTGCCGACGGCCGATGGAATGCTGCCGCGCTACGGCGCGTGCTGGAGGGACAGCCCGGCGCGTATCGCGATATCGCCCTGTTCAATGCGGCAGGCGGTCTGATTGCCGCCGGACGGGTCGACGACTGGCCGGATGCCATGGCGCTTGCACGCGCGTCGGTCGACGACGGCAAGGCGCTGGAAACACTGGATCGACTGATCGAATCGTCTCAACCGGAAGGTCAAGTCCAACCGTGCTGA
- a CDS encoding diaminopimelate decarboxylase produces MQSNTPIAVPTELHRKPRLADHWIAQADLPSICAQTGTPVFIYSEAQLVRNIRRVKSAISAAGLDGRVSIFVPFFPNANPHILKPLRDEGAGILLQMPNEYKLITQYGFSDFIVSPGHVSNEEIAFWSKKHYPVFLASLDEIAYAIRENAPTISVRIDSLGSDKPGIKVDQLGSLAQMLSASGRSLECFEVYCGSGNSLQGMIDIARQIFRMYLDHFPTARSINFAGGHGFNYEKWSETEKHFDWTTYFQAIRDLATEMKIPETVKFMFEPGRDVLADAGVLLTGIKRDIVQHSLGNIVVTDGSRMLMPSAQLRNRSHNTVFLDSAFNEVVDYSKRCSAKVRGRSILRNDYILPGEVVAPGAIKAGEYMLILDVGAYCATQHMEFLNVPPAGEVLVEADGTIYMVTKPGNDLDKWRNLLPERQLLAGA; encoded by the coding sequence ATGCAATCGAACACGCCCATAGCGGTCCCCACCGAACTGCATCGGAAACCGCGCCTGGCCGACCATTGGATCGCCCAGGCGGATTTGCCGAGCATCTGCGCGCAGACCGGCACGCCGGTGTTCATTTATAGCGAAGCACAGCTGGTCCGGAACATCAGGCGGGTGAAATCGGCGATCTCCGCGGCTGGCCTCGACGGCCGCGTGTCGATCTTTGTTCCGTTCTTCCCCAACGCGAATCCGCACATCCTGAAACCGTTGCGCGATGAAGGGGCCGGCATCCTGCTGCAGATGCCGAACGAATACAAGCTCATCACCCAATATGGGTTCTCCGATTTCATCGTCTCGCCCGGCCATGTCTCCAATGAAGAGATCGCCTTCTGGAGCAAAAAGCACTACCCGGTCTTTCTTGCCAGCCTGGACGAGATCGCATACGCCATTCGAGAAAATGCGCCCACGATCAGCGTACGCATCGACAGTCTTGGCTCCGACAAGCCCGGCATCAAGGTCGACCAGTTGGGCAGCCTGGCGCAGATGCTGTCGGCCAGCGGCCGGTCGCTTGAATGCTTTGAAGTCTATTGCGGCAGCGGGAATTCCCTGCAGGGCATGATCGACATCGCGCGGCAGATTTTCCGGATGTACCTGGACCATTTCCCGACTGCGCGCTCGATCAACTTCGCGGGAGGCCATGGGTTCAATTATGAGAAATGGTCGGAGACCGAGAAGCACTTCGACTGGACCACGTATTTCCAGGCCATCCGCGATCTTGCGACGGAAATGAAGATTCCCGAGACGGTCAAGTTCATGTTCGAGCCGGGACGGGATGTGCTGGCGGACGCCGGTGTCCTGCTCACCGGTATCAAGCGGGACATCGTGCAGCATTCGCTCGGCAATATCGTTGTCACGGACGGGTCGCGCATGCTGATGCCGTCGGCCCAGCTGCGTAACCGGTCGCACAACACGGTGTTCCTGGATTCGGCGTTCAATGAGGTCGTCGACTACTCCAAGCGCTGCAGTGCCAAGGTCCGGGGGCGCAGCATCTTGAGAAACGACTACATCCTGCCGGGTGAGGTCGTGGCGCCGGGAGCCATCAAGGCCGGCGAATACATGCTGATCCTGGACGTCGGCGCCTATTGCGCGACGCAGCACATGGAGTTTCTCAACGTTCCGCCGGCGGGCGAGGTTCTCGTTGAAGCCGATGGGACGATCTACATGGTGACCAAGCCGGGCAATGATCTCGACAAGTGGCGCAACCTCCTGCCCGAGCGTCAGTTGCTCGCGGGAGCCTAA
- a CDS encoding CsgG/HfaB family protein has protein sequence MKQVSKVMFAGAAVVALGMLGGCATETSQALPVQKVESASRPYAGVRAPIAVGKFDNRSAYMRGVFSDGVDRLGGQAKTILITHLQQTNRFNVLDRDNLDEIKREATLKNTAQKLKGADYVITGDVTEFGRKEVGDQQLFGILGRGKEQIAYAKVNLNVVNIATSEVVYSAGGAGEYKLSNREVIGFGGTASYDSTLNGKVLDLAMREAVTSLVNAIESGAWKPGAQ, from the coding sequence GTGAAACAAGTCTCGAAAGTGATGTTTGCCGGTGCGGCCGTGGTTGCGCTGGGCATGCTCGGCGGCTGCGCGACCGAAACGTCGCAGGCGCTGCCGGTGCAGAAAGTGGAAAGCGCGAGCCGTCCCTACGCCGGCGTGCGCGCGCCGATCGCGGTGGGCAAGTTCGACAACCGCTCGGCCTACATGCGCGGCGTGTTCTCGGACGGCGTCGACCGTCTCGGCGGCCAGGCCAAGACCATCCTGATCACCCACCTGCAGCAGACCAACCGCTTCAACGTGCTCGACCGCGACAACCTGGACGAGATCAAGCGGGAAGCCACCCTCAAGAACACCGCGCAGAAGCTCAAGGGCGCTGACTACGTGATCACCGGCGATGTGACCGAGTTCGGCCGCAAGGAAGTGGGCGACCAGCAGTTGTTCGGCATCCTCGGCCGCGGCAAAGAGCAGATCGCCTACGCCAAGGTCAACCTGAACGTCGTCAACATCGCCACCTCGGAAGTGGTGTATTCGGCCGGCGGCGCGGGGGAATACAAGCTGTCGAACCGCGAAGTCATCGGCTTCGGCGGCACCGCCAGCTATGACTCGACGCTCAACGGCAAGGTGCTGGACCTGGCCATGCGCGAGGCAGTGACCAGCCTGGTCAACGCGATCGAAAGCGGCGCGTGGAAGCCGGGCGCGCAATAA
- a CDS encoding DUF4810 domain-containing protein — protein MSKLFALSRVAVGVAVGSALLAGCAGPKTLYQWEGYQPQVYQYFKGESKEAQVAELERGLEKIKSANGAVPPGYHAHLGMLYSSLGKDDQMVQEFQTEKALFPESGAYIDFLMKNAKKGTN, from the coding sequence ATGAGCAAGTTGTTCGCGCTGTCGCGCGTGGCGGTCGGTGTGGCCGTCGGGAGTGCGCTGCTGGCCGGGTGTGCCGGTCCGAAGACGCTGTACCAGTGGGAAGGCTATCAGCCGCAGGTGTACCAGTACTTCAAGGGCGAGTCGAAGGAAGCGCAGGTCGCGGAACTCGAGCGCGGCCTGGAGAAGATCAAGTCCGCCAACGGCGCCGTGCCGCCGGGCTACCACGCCCATCTGGGCATGCTGTACTCGAGCCTGGGCAAGGATGACCAGATGGTCCAGGAATTCCAGACCGAGAAAGCCTTGTTTCCGGAGTCGGGCGCGTACATCGACTTCCTGATGAAGAACGCGAAGAAGGGGACCAACTGA
- a CDS encoding DUF799 domain-containing protein, which translates to MAKRFLKLFAAVGVVALMAGCAVRTKHVDYAAFKASKPRSIVVLPPLNESPDVKATYGMLSQVTTPLAEAGYYVLPVALVDETFRQNGLTTAADIHGVPVAKLKDIFGADAALYVTITQYGTKYMLIDSVTVVAADAKLVDLKSGQTLWTGHASASNKDSGNSVDINAGGIIGVLVSAAVKQVVNSAIDSGYSVAGATSARLLSAGQPGGLLYGPRSPKYGTN; encoded by the coding sequence ATGGCCAAGCGCTTCCTGAAACTGTTTGCCGCCGTCGGCGTGGTTGCCCTGATGGCAGGCTGCGCGGTGCGGACCAAGCACGTCGACTACGCAGCCTTCAAGGCCAGCAAGCCGCGCTCGATCGTGGTGCTGCCGCCGCTCAACGAGTCGCCGGACGTGAAGGCGACCTACGGCATGCTGTCGCAGGTGACGACGCCGCTGGCCGAAGCAGGCTACTACGTGCTGCCGGTCGCGCTGGTCGACGAGACCTTCCGGCAGAACGGCCTGACGACCGCCGCCGACATCCATGGCGTGCCGGTGGCCAAGCTGAAGGACATCTTCGGTGCTGATGCCGCGCTGTACGTCACCATCACGCAGTACGGCACCAAGTACATGCTGATCGACAGCGTCACCGTCGTGGCGGCCGACGCCAAGCTGGTGGACCTCAAGAGCGGCCAGACGCTGTGGACGGGCCATGCCAGCGCGTCGAACAAGGACAGCGGCAACAGCGTCGACATCAACGCCGGCGGCATCATCGGCGTGCTGGTGTCCGCAGCGGTCAAGCAGGTCGTCAACAGCGCGATCGACTCGGGCTACTCGGTGGCAGGCGCGACCAGCGCGCGGCTGCTGTCGGCGGGCCAGCCGGGCGGCCTGCTGTACGGTCCGCGTTCGCCGAAGTACGGCACGAACTGA
- a CDS encoding LysR family transcriptional regulator, with protein sequence MLEIRHLRTLIALADGGSVSRAAERLHLTQSALSHQLRALEAHYGLAVVRRKGQTVELSEAGERLLELAQKVVADIQTAERDLERIKGRAAGTLRIALECHTCFDWLMPVMDAFRQRWPEVEMDLVSGFHTDPLALLKEGRADVVIGSDAKMRRGVVFAPLFRFEILAVLPTDHPLHNRKWLEAQDFTDQTLITYPVPEERIDLIRQVLAPAGIPFTRRTTELTIAVLQLVASRRGLAALPSWGIKNYVDYEYVIAKRVGREGVWSDLYAAMTRDYAEAPFAQDFIETAKSICFARLPGLMALE encoded by the coding sequence ATGCTTGAAATCCGTCATCTGCGGACCCTGATCGCGCTGGCCGACGGCGGCTCGGTCTCGCGCGCGGCCGAGCGGCTGCACCTGACGCAATCGGCGCTGTCGCACCAGTTGCGCGCGCTGGAAGCCCACTACGGGCTGGCTGTCGTGCGCCGCAAGGGCCAGACCGTGGAGCTGAGCGAGGCCGGCGAACGCCTGCTCGAACTCGCCCAGAAAGTCGTCGCCGACATCCAGACCGCCGAGCGCGACTTGGAACGCATCAAGGGCCGCGCGGCCGGCACGCTGCGCATCGCGCTGGAGTGCCACACCTGCTTCGACTGGCTGATGCCTGTGATGGACGCCTTTCGCCAGCGTTGGCCCGAGGTGGAGATGGATCTCGTGTCCGGCTTTCATACCGATCCGCTCGCGTTGCTCAAGGAGGGCCGCGCCGATGTCGTCATCGGCTCCGACGCCAAGATGCGCCGGGGCGTGGTGTTCGCGCCGCTGTTTCGCTTCGAGATCCTGGCCGTGCTGCCGACAGACCACCCGCTGCACAACAGGAAGTGGCTGGAGGCGCAGGACTTTACCGACCAGACCCTCATCACGTACCCCGTGCCCGAGGAGCGCATCGATCTGATCCGTCAGGTGCTGGCGCCGGCCGGCATCCCCTTCACGCGCCGCACCACCGAGCTGACCATCGCCGTGCTGCAGTTGGTGGCCAGCCGCCGGGGCCTCGCAGCGCTGCCGAGCTGGGGCATCAAGAACTACGTCGACTACGAATACGTGATCGCCAAGCGCGTCGGCCGCGAGGGCGTGTGGAGCGATCTCTACGCCGCCATGACGCGCGACTACGCCGAGGCGCCGTTCGCGCAGGACTTTATCGAGACCGCCAAGTCGATCTGCTTTGCGCGGTTGCCGGGGTTGATGGCGCTGGAGTAG
- the pdxH gene encoding pyridoxamine 5'-phosphate oxidase: protein MQPNATMNSTDMDTEAAFRNDHETLSGENPFAMFGEWLELAHRKEINDANAMALATAGPDGLPNVRMVLLKGFDSEGFVFYTNTESQKGIELAENMQAAAVLHWKSLRRQVRFRGSVSRVSAEEADTYFVSRARASRIGAWASKQSRPLETRAALAKSVAVEAARFGVGEIPRPAFWTGFRIVPNCIEFWMDKPFRLHDRLVFKRSDAGHPWSALKLYP from the coding sequence ATGCAACCGAATGCCACCATGAATTCGACCGACATGGATACGGAAGCGGCGTTCCGCAACGATCACGAAACCCTCTCCGGCGAAAACCCCTTCGCGATGTTCGGCGAATGGCTTGAATTGGCGCACCGCAAAGAGATCAACGACGCCAATGCCATGGCACTGGCAACCGCCGGCCCGGACGGTTTGCCCAATGTGCGCATGGTATTGCTGAAGGGGTTCGACAGCGAGGGATTCGTCTTTTACACCAATACCGAATCCCAAAAGGGCATCGAATTGGCGGAGAACATGCAGGCGGCGGCGGTCTTGCATTGGAAATCGCTGCGTCGCCAGGTTCGCTTCCGGGGTTCGGTCAGCCGCGTTTCGGCCGAAGAGGCGGACACGTATTTTGTCTCCCGTGCCAGGGCCAGCCGGATCGGTGCCTGGGCCAGCAAACAGTCGCGCCCGCTGGAGACCCGCGCGGCATTGGCCAAGTCCGTCGCGGTTGAAGCGGCGCGATTCGGGGTCGGCGAAATACCGCGCCCGGCGTTCTGGACGGGATTCCGGATCGTCCCGAACTGCATCGAGTTCTGGATGGACAAGCCGTTCCGCCTCCACGACCGCCTGGTATTCAAACGGTCCGACGCCGGACATCCCTGGTCCGCCCTGAAGCTCTACCCGTGA